In Zhaonella formicivorans, one DNA window encodes the following:
- a CDS encoding transketolase — protein sequence MSPQSVEKLKEICKDVRADIVRMTAEAGSGHPGGSLSSVELMTALYFNVLKHRPEDPSWPDRDRFILSKGHVCPVLYSVMARTGYFPVEELLTLRKLGSRLQGHPSYKALPGLESSSGSLGQGLSIANGLALAAKLNGKDYRVYCLMGDGELQEGQIWEAMMTAPHYKLDNVCAIVDYNNLQIDGKVEEVMGIAPLAKKWEDFNWHVIEIDGHDLNQVLAAYEEAKQCKGKPSVIIANTVKGKGVSFMENVAGWHGKAPNREELEKALAEIYGREN from the coding sequence TTGAGTCCGCAAAGTGTAGAAAAGCTCAAGGAAATATGCAAAGATGTCCGGGCTGATATCGTGCGCATGACTGCAGAAGCAGGTTCGGGGCATCCTGGTGGAAGCCTTTCTTCTGTAGAGCTGATGACCGCCCTGTACTTTAATGTTCTAAAACACCGTCCTGAGGACCCAAGCTGGCCTGACAGGGACCGCTTTATTCTCTCCAAGGGCCATGTTTGCCCCGTGCTTTATTCGGTGATGGCCCGCACCGGGTATTTCCCTGTGGAAGAGCTCTTGACCTTGCGCAAGCTTGGCAGCAGGCTGCAAGGCCATCCCAGTTACAAGGCGCTTCCCGGCCTGGAGAGTTCCAGCGGTTCTTTGGGGCAGGGGTTATCCATTGCCAACGGGTTGGCCCTGGCCGCGAAACTAAACGGCAAGGACTACCGGGTTTACTGTCTGATGGGCGACGGTGAGCTGCAAGAAGGCCAAATCTGGGAAGCGATGATGACTGCCCCCCACTATAAGCTGGATAATGTCTGTGCTATAGTTGACTACAACAACCTGCAGATTGACGGCAAGGTTGAAGAAGTTATGGGTATTGCCCCTCTGGCTAAAAAGTGGGAGGATTTCAACTGGCATGTGATTGAGATTGACGGTCACGACCTTAACCAAGTGCTGGCCGCTTATGAAGAAGCAAAGCAGTGCAAAGGCAAACCTTCCGTAATCATTGCCAACACAGTGAAAGGCAAAGGAGTATCCTTTATGGAAAATGTGGCAGGTTGGCATGGCAAAGCTCCGAACAGGGAAGAGTTGGAAAAAGCTTTAGCAGAAATTTACGGGAGGGAGAACTAA
- a CDS encoding glucose-6-phosphate isomerase, whose amino-acid sequence MSTEISFDYSFANKFLAAKELDYMAPQVELAHDLLHQRKGPGNEYSGWLDWPLAFDQAEFKRIKFTAEKIREKADVLLVIGVGGSYLGARSAIEFLQHTFYNRMERDRRQGPEIYFAGHNLSSSYLAHLLELVKDRSIFVNVVSKSGTTLEPAVAFRIFRQLLEEKYGKAGARERIIATTDRATGALKKLAEEEGYQTFTVPGHIGGRYSVLTPVGLLPIAASGINIDELMKGACQGLELYGQRELDKNPSYQYAALRNIFYHKGKTIELLAAYEPALTYFAEWWKQLFGESEGKDRKGLFPASANFTTDLHSLGQYIQEGRRDLFVTTLWVEEPQEELVVPALGDDADGLGYLEGKSLHFINSKAAEGTILAHTEGGVPNLKITIPRVTPYYYGQLVYFFEKACALSGYLLGVNPFDQPGVEAYKKNMFKLLGKPE is encoded by the coding sequence ATGAGTACAGAAATCTCTTTTGATTACAGCTTTGCAAACAAATTCTTAGCAGCTAAAGAACTTGATTATATGGCTCCTCAAGTGGAACTGGCCCACGATTTATTACATCAGCGTAAAGGACCTGGCAACGAGTACAGCGGTTGGCTGGATTGGCCCCTTGCCTTTGATCAGGCAGAATTTAAACGTATCAAGTTTACAGCGGAAAAAATCAGGGAGAAAGCCGATGTGCTGCTGGTAATTGGTGTTGGCGGCTCCTACCTTGGGGCCCGCTCGGCCATAGAATTCTTGCAGCATACTTTTTATAACCGGATGGAGCGGGACAGGCGCCAAGGACCCGAAATTTACTTTGCGGGGCACAACCTCAGCTCCTCCTATCTGGCGCATTTGCTGGAGCTGGTAAAAGATCGGAGTATTTTTGTCAATGTGGTTTCCAAGTCAGGAACCACTCTGGAACCGGCGGTTGCATTCCGGATTTTTCGCCAATTGCTCGAAGAGAAGTATGGCAAAGCAGGCGCCAGGGAGCGTATCATTGCCACTACTGATCGGGCTACTGGAGCTTTGAAGAAGCTGGCGGAAGAGGAGGGGTACCAAACATTTACAGTGCCCGGCCACATCGGCGGCAGGTATTCGGTCTTGACTCCGGTAGGTTTACTGCCTATAGCTGCAAGCGGCATTAATATTGACGAGTTGATGAAAGGGGCTTGCCAGGGGCTTGAGCTGTACGGCCAGCGGGAATTGGACAAAAACCCCAGTTACCAGTATGCCGCTTTGCGGAATATTTTTTACCATAAAGGTAAGACCATTGAACTCCTGGCTGCTTACGAGCCTGCGCTTACCTATTTTGCAGAATGGTGGAAACAGCTTTTTGGAGAGAGCGAAGGGAAAGACCGGAAGGGCCTTTTTCCCGCCAGCGCAAACTTTACTACCGACCTGCATTCGCTGGGACAATACATTCAGGAGGGCCGCAGGGATCTGTTTGTTACTACTTTATGGGTAGAGGAGCCCCAAGAAGAACTGGTTGTTCCCGCGCTGGGTGACGATGCCGACGGTCTTGGCTACCTGGAAGGAAAATCGCTTCATTTTATTAATAGTAAAGCTGCTGAAGGAACTATCTTGGCTCACACCGAGGGTGGTGTTCCCAACTTGAAAATAACCATACCCCGGGTTACGCCCTATTATTACGGGCAGCTGGTCTATTTTTTTGAAAAAGCTTGTGCACTAAGCGGCTATCTCCTGGGAGTCAATCCATTTGACCAACCGGGGGTAGAGGCATATAAAAAGAACATGTTTAAACTCCTGGGTAAACCGGAATAA
- the argF gene encoding ornithine carbamoyltransferase: protein MAVNLKGRSLLTLMDFSPQEIRYLLDLAHDLKAKKRMGVYNYLLKGKNIVLLFEKTSTRTRCAFEVAALEEGAHVTFLDQNSSQMGKKESLEDTAKVLGRFYDGIEYRGFKQSVVEDLAKFSGVPVWNGLTDVDHPTQILADLMTIEEHVAKPLNKVKVVFVGDTRNNMAYAWMYGCAKMGMHFVALGPRELGPNQEIVEKVREVAKETGAVIEVAHELEAVQGADVIYTDVWASMGEEAELSERVKLLTPYRVDMEMLKRTGNPDVVFMHCLPSFHDFETTMAKDAKEKGLDIREVTDEVFRSRHSVVFDEAENRMHTIKAVMVATL, encoded by the coding sequence ATGGCAGTTAATCTTAAAGGAAGAAGTCTGCTTACACTGATGGATTTTTCACCCCAGGAAATCAGGTACTTGCTGGACTTGGCTCATGATTTGAAAGCCAAAAAGCGGATGGGAGTGTATAACTACTTACTTAAGGGCAAAAATATTGTGCTGCTCTTTGAAAAGACGTCCACCAGGACAAGGTGCGCTTTTGAAGTTGCCGCACTGGAAGAGGGCGCTCACGTGACTTTCCTGGACCAAAACAGCTCCCAGATGGGTAAAAAGGAATCTTTGGAGGATACCGCCAAAGTTTTGGGAAGATTTTACGACGGGATAGAATACAGGGGATTTAAGCAGTCAGTTGTGGAAGACCTGGCTAAATTTTCGGGGGTTCCTGTCTGGAACGGGCTAACCGATGTTGATCATCCTACCCAGATCCTTGCTGACTTAATGACTATTGAGGAGCATGTAGCTAAACCTCTAAACAAAGTAAAGGTTGTTTTCGTTGGTGACACCAGAAACAATATGGCCTATGCGTGGATGTACGGCTGCGCTAAAATGGGCATGCATTTTGTGGCTTTGGGCCCCAGAGAACTGGGCCCCAATCAGGAAATTGTGGAAAAAGTCAGGGAAGTAGCCAAAGAAACAGGTGCTGTAATTGAAGTGGCCCATGAATTGGAAGCTGTCCAGGGGGCTGATGTTATTTATACAGATGTATGGGCTTCGATGGGAGAAGAAGCAGAGCTTTCTGAACGGGTTAAACTTTTGACTCCTTATCGGGTAGATATGGAAATGCTTAAGCGGACGGGCAATCCCGATGTAGTCTTTATGCATTGCCTGCCCTCATTCCACGATTTTGAAACCACCATGGCAAAAGATGCCAAGGAAAAAGGATTGGACATCCGCGAAGTGACCGATGAAGTTTTTAGAAGCAGGCATTCAGTTGTATTTGATGAGGCGGAAAACAGAATGCACACCATCAAGGCGGTAATGGTTGCCACCTTATGA
- a CDS encoding DMT family transporter encodes MEKILVPTAPDKEIKALYKAYLQMLFTAFSWALSTILIKLYIGSVPPFHLLMGRALIGAAVISAAFPQKVKAITKGDIKAGLVLGLFIFLAYAAAIIGLKYTTASKAGFLIALPVLFIPLIQIALKKKLPSKWIVLSVVSSIAGLKLISGMNGTGFNAGDALSIACALFYSVYILQLDRLGKNKDEIVLTVLQLAVIAITALLAALFFEGFNPGYFRAGLLPIIIIGIIGTGLPTLFQTQAQKVASPESIGILQLAEPLFTLLLAYLILHETILPVGLVGSALILCSLVLAVVKKV; translated from the coding sequence ATGGAAAAAATACTGGTTCCAACTGCACCGGACAAAGAAATCAAGGCCTTGTATAAAGCCTACCTGCAAATGCTCTTTACTGCTTTCAGCTGGGCTTTGAGCACTATTCTCATCAAGCTTTACATCGGCTCTGTTCCGCCCTTTCACCTGCTGATGGGCAGGGCACTAATCGGTGCTGCCGTAATCTCGGCTGCCTTCCCCCAAAAGGTGAAAGCTATCACCAAAGGGGATATAAAAGCGGGTCTGGTGCTGGGGCTTTTCATTTTTCTCGCCTATGCAGCAGCCATTATCGGCCTTAAGTATACCACCGCTTCCAAAGCAGGCTTTTTAATTGCGCTGCCGGTCTTATTTATTCCCTTAATCCAAATAGCCCTTAAGAAGAAACTACCTTCCAAGTGGATTGTGCTGAGTGTTGTCAGCTCCATTGCCGGCCTTAAGCTGATTTCAGGAATGAACGGGACCGGTTTCAATGCCGGTGACGCGCTGTCCATCGCCTGCGCCCTCTTCTACTCTGTTTATATCCTGCAGTTGGACCGGTTAGGCAAAAACAAGGATGAAATAGTGCTTACCGTGCTCCAACTTGCGGTAATTGCCATTACCGCCTTGCTGGCAGCTCTTTTCTTTGAAGGTTTTAACCCGGGCTATTTCCGGGCAGGTTTGCTGCCCATCATCATTATCGGAATTATCGGTACGGGCCTGCCCACCCTTTTTCAGACCCAGGCCCAAAAGGTGGCCAGCCCTGAAAGCATAGGAATTTTGCAGCTGGCTGAACCGTTATTTACCCTGCTTCTGGCCTACCTCATCCTCCATGAAACCATCCTGCCGGTCGGGTTGGTGGGGAGCGCTCTAATCCTCTGCTCCCTTGTTCTGGCAGTGGTAAAGAAAGTTTAA
- a CDS encoding MBL fold metallo-hydrolase has protein sequence MMQYIPLGGADEIGASAHLLLVGASAYLVDCGQRQACPDRPLPDFALLQDLLKGQKLTAIFLTHSHFDHIGALPLICQAYPGTPVYATTATCDLTRVLLFDSLKVMDMREGEVPLYDEELVKEALNCLRPVPLGSFVLLPDGTKAHFFRAGHILGAAMIGLETTEGRVLFTGDFSVSGTRTIMPAALPKFSPHLVITEATYGDRHHADRKREENNLVNKISQVIRDGGHVLVPAFAQGRAQEILYLLRLARLRQKDNEKFPIWVDGLVRSINTVYLNHINQLSKFLQKRVYNGQHPFYSDSVRAIGNPVKNEREAALAGKPACFISSSGMLTGGASAYYAEKLLSGEKNAILLTGYQDEESPGRRLIELLDKPAEEKRILLNGQEITVKCRVEKYNLSAHADQQEIFGFLTALKPKRVILTHGQAEARETLAAALRNRLAVYLPNNGEVLEFTFGQYTRRQNIAKAAAEGDVVAFWKNTLLSNGIKEYHLDEMAAKIGCDTGSLQTRLKQSGLFKEIYQNVWVPLSEEEIALQSKRKELMDNLGNLTNKLIAVTCENNSCLSYCISQDAYGINVEIPGQAEQVYIKAEDIIGICGTLSQSQLENVNNNWLELLFNQEESSLQDLRIKVFDTWRVLTGLAKPKFLCLEQNQAREIFIAALKNYGLNKVGMNPETGEVIIYFYFPRALPEAINGLLLELLKETGWTWRINQETNLEALKLKLVELMPEGVSLLKEPSVYREENKVKIKVMSPSNPEQHRWQRIMLDFNKATGWKLEVETESQPAIMEVPKTTGGKMEINAAFNYIKTRLKAEGAEIYKTSLVEGSIRVQFITPQAAEPYKQVLSKLEEETGYAISIYLEPNASALFQKVRSILPVKKNPSLFKDRREIKIVVEEPINDETRQKLEQFFAETGYKVSE, from the coding sequence ATGATGCAATATATACCATTAGGTGGGGCAGATGAGATAGGGGCTTCAGCTCACTTGCTCTTAGTAGGCGCCAGTGCTTACCTGGTGGATTGTGGTCAGAGACAGGCTTGTCCTGATCGTCCCTTGCCAGATTTTGCATTACTGCAAGACCTGCTTAAAGGCCAAAAACTGACAGCCATTTTTTTGACCCATTCCCACTTTGATCATATTGGCGCCCTGCCATTGATCTGTCAGGCTTATCCGGGAACACCTGTTTACGCTACAACTGCCACATGCGATTTGACCCGTGTGCTCTTGTTTGACAGCCTCAAAGTGATGGATATGCGAGAGGGAGAAGTTCCCCTTTATGATGAGGAATTAGTTAAAGAGGCATTGAATTGTTTACGGCCCGTACCCCTGGGAAGTTTTGTATTGTTGCCTGACGGTACAAAGGCGCATTTTTTCCGGGCAGGACATATCCTGGGAGCTGCCATGATCGGGTTGGAAACCACTGAGGGGAGAGTTCTTTTCACAGGAGATTTTTCTGTATCTGGGACTAGAACAATAATGCCGGCGGCATTACCTAAATTTTCCCCCCATCTTGTCATTACCGAGGCTACCTATGGTGACCGCCATCATGCGGACCGTAAACGTGAAGAAAACAATTTAGTAAATAAAATTTCTCAAGTGATCCGAGACGGCGGACATGTTCTGGTTCCTGCTTTTGCACAAGGTAGGGCACAAGAAATATTATATTTGCTTCGTTTAGCCCGTTTGAGACAAAAGGACAATGAAAAATTTCCAATATGGGTTGACGGGTTAGTTAGAAGCATAAATACAGTATATTTAAATCATATTAACCAATTATCAAAATTCTTGCAAAAAAGGGTTTATAATGGGCAGCATCCATTTTACAGTGATTCTGTCAGGGCTATCGGTAACCCTGTTAAAAATGAGCGAGAAGCAGCCCTGGCAGGAAAACCTGCATGTTTTATCAGCAGTTCAGGGATGTTAACTGGCGGAGCCAGCGCCTATTACGCTGAAAAACTCTTAAGCGGTGAAAAAAATGCCATTTTATTAACTGGCTATCAGGATGAAGAAAGCCCTGGGAGAAGGTTGATTGAATTACTGGACAAGCCGGCTGAAGAGAAAAGAATTTTGCTAAACGGGCAGGAGATAACTGTTAAATGTAGAGTAGAAAAGTATAATCTTTCTGCCCATGCCGATCAGCAAGAAATATTTGGTTTTTTAACAGCCCTCAAACCGAAAAGAGTCATATTAACCCATGGCCAGGCAGAGGCCAGGGAAACTTTGGCAGCAGCCCTAAGAAACCGTTTGGCAGTTTACCTGCCAAATAATGGAGAAGTGTTGGAGTTTACATTTGGCCAATATACGAGAAGGCAGAATATTGCTAAAGCAGCTGCTGAAGGGGATGTGGTAGCCTTTTGGAAAAACACCTTACTTTCTAACGGTATCAAAGAGTATCACTTAGATGAAATGGCAGCCAAAATTGGTTGTGATACCGGTTCGCTGCAGACAAGACTTAAACAGAGCGGCTTGTTTAAGGAAATTTATCAGAATGTTTGGGTCCCCTTGTCTGAAGAGGAAATAGCTTTACAGAGCAAAAGAAAAGAACTGATGGATAACTTAGGTAATTTGACAAACAAGTTAATTGCAGTTACCTGTGAAAATAACTCGTGTTTGTCCTATTGCATCTCTCAGGATGCCTATGGGATCAATGTTGAAATACCCGGCCAGGCTGAACAGGTATATATAAAAGCGGAAGATATTATTGGTATTTGCGGGACCTTGTCACAAAGTCAGCTGGAAAATGTTAATAATAACTGGTTAGAATTATTATTTAACCAGGAAGAATCCTCTCTGCAAGACTTGCGGATTAAGGTGTTTGATACATGGAGAGTGCTGACAGGCTTGGCAAAGCCAAAGTTTTTGTGTTTGGAGCAAAATCAAGCACGGGAAATATTTATTGCTGCCCTGAAAAATTATGGTTTGAATAAAGTAGGGATGAATCCTGAGACCGGTGAAGTGATAATTTATTTTTACTTTCCGCGAGCTTTACCGGAAGCAATAAACGGCCTGCTCCTTGAATTGCTGAAGGAAACCGGTTGGACCTGGCGGATTAATCAGGAGACTAATCTGGAGGCGCTGAAATTAAAGTTGGTTGAATTAATGCCGGAGGGAGTTTCGCTTCTTAAAGAACCATCAGTTTACCGGGAAGAAAATAAAGTAAAAATAAAGGTAATGTCACCAAGTAATCCAGAACAGCACCGGTGGCAAAGAATAATGCTGGATTTTAATAAGGCGACAGGATGGAAACTCGAAGTGGAAACAGAAAGCCAACCTGCTATCATGGAAGTTCCAAAAACAACCGGCGGCAAAATGGAGATTAATGCAGCATTTAACTATATCAAGACAAGGCTTAAGGCTGAAGGGGCAGAAATATATAAAACATCATTAGTTGAGGGCTCCATAAGGGTTCAATTTATCACACCTCAGGCAGCTGAGCCATATAAACAGGTACTGAGCAAGCTGGAAGAGGAAACAGGATATGCCATCAGTATTTATCTGGAACCTAACGCATCCGCACTATTTCAAAAAGTTAGAAGCATTTTGCCAGTAAAGAAAAATCCCAGTTTATTTAAAGACAGGCGGGAAATCAAAATAGTTGTTGAGGAACCTATAAATGACGAAACCAGGCAGAAATTAGAGCAATTTTTTGCAGAAACCGGATATAAGGTTTCAGAATAA
- a CDS encoding AbrB/MazE/SpoVT family DNA-binding domain-containing protein — translation MLVELKQKSQVTIPSELVKKLKLKPGDKLEVEEKDGCLIITPVEVIPRAQMWFYSKEWQADEQKVEQQIREGRVKTAKSKEELFKGLGLDEI, via the coding sequence ATGTTGGTGGAATTAAAACAAAAATCCCAAGTGACTATTCCTAGTGAACTGGTGAAAAAACTTAAACTTAAGCCCGGCGATAAATTGGAAGTCGAAGAAAAGGACGGTTGCCTGATTATTACCCCCGTTGAGGTTATTCCGCGGGCTCAAATGTGGTTTTATTCTAAGGAATGGCAGGCGGATGAGCAGAAGGTGGAGCAACAAATACGGGAAGGCCGGGTGAAAACGGCAAAAAGCAAAGAGGAATTGTTCAAAGGCCTGGGACTGGATGAAATATGA
- the arcC gene encoding carbamate kinase, with protein sequence MEKLAVIAIGGNSLIKDKKLIGLYDQLATMRETCRDIADVVEKGWNVVITHGNGPQVGFLIRRAELACGELPLIPLEFAVADTQGAIGYMIQQSLMNEFRRRGIKRQAITIVTQVVVDQNDEAFQNPTKPIGSFMTREEAQRHIKEDGWKVVEDAGRGWRRVVPSPEPKAMVEIKAIKDLIDDGYIVICVGGGGIPVVEQEGNLEGVAAVVDKDYASSLLAKEIEADVLVISTGVNKVAINFGKPDQKELDRLTIAEAEAYMAAGHFPPGNMGPKIMALLRYLKNGGKEGIITSPTELVAALEGKTGTRIVP encoded by the coding sequence ATGGAAAAGTTGGCAGTAATAGCTATAGGCGGTAATTCTTTGATTAAAGACAAAAAACTCATTGGTTTGTATGACCAACTAGCAACAATGAGGGAAACCTGCCGTGATATTGCAGATGTGGTCGAAAAGGGCTGGAATGTTGTAATTACTCATGGCAACGGACCACAGGTGGGCTTTTTAATTCGCCGTGCGGAACTGGCGTGTGGTGAATTGCCGCTGATACCTTTGGAGTTTGCAGTGGCTGATACCCAGGGAGCAATAGGTTATATGATCCAGCAGTCATTAATGAATGAATTTCGCCGCAGAGGGATTAAAAGGCAGGCCATTACGATTGTGACTCAAGTAGTAGTTGATCAAAACGATGAGGCTTTTCAGAACCCCACTAAACCCATCGGCAGTTTTATGACCAGGGAAGAAGCTCAACGGCATATTAAAGAAGACGGTTGGAAGGTAGTGGAGGACGCTGGCAGAGGCTGGCGGCGGGTAGTACCCTCCCCCGAACCCAAAGCGATGGTTGAGATCAAAGCTATTAAAGATTTGATTGATGACGGATATATTGTCATTTGTGTAGGAGGGGGCGGTATACCTGTAGTAGAACAGGAGGGCAACCTGGAAGGGGTTGCTGCTGTTGTAGACAAAGATTATGCTTCCTCGTTGTTAGCTAAGGAGATTGAAGCTGACGTTCTTGTAATATCTACAGGTGTAAATAAAGTTGCCATAAATTTTGGCAAACCTGACCAGAAAGAACTGGATAGGCTAACAATAGCCGAAGCAGAAGCATACATGGCTGCAGGACATTTTCCACCAGGAAACATGGGTCCAAAGATTATGGCCTTGCTAAGGTACCTTAAGAATGGCGGCAAGGAAGGCATCATTACGTCGCCAACGGAATTAGTTGCTGCCCTTGAAGGAAAAACAGGTACTAGAATTGTGCCTTAA
- a CDS encoding nucleobase:cation symporter-2 family protein, with protein sequence MSRHFIGVDEKPALPYLIMYGIQHVLAMFAGIVAVPLMVGAALKLPGEQITILVQGSLLTSGIGTLVQSLGIGRLGARLPICMGTAFVFISPFISVGSQLGIQAIFGAAIVAGIVEFVFSFFVWRIQKYVPPVVTGTVVVLIGMGLMPLGFTWLAGGESPLFGQPISFAIGGLVLVTLILVNQFTKGFWPSISVALAIVIGYLSAGIVGVLNLGLVKEATWFAVPKVFSFGMPMFSFPAILAVLVAQFASMLETIGDTYATGVVANKEIGRRELSGAISVDGLMSSIAVLFNGLPITSFSQNIGVISITKVASRFAVAVSGIILLLMGLVPKFAALIASMPAPVLGGAALVMFGSIAGSGILQFREAKGFGEREMFIFAISVALGMGFGLHSEGALEHLPSYLTIILGSGVVVGGITAIILNQVLPQRQKEK encoded by the coding sequence GTGAGTCGTCATTTTATTGGTGTAGACGAAAAACCTGCCCTCCCATACCTAATTATGTATGGGATCCAGCATGTCCTGGCTATGTTTGCTGGCATCGTAGCTGTACCACTAATGGTTGGCGCTGCTTTAAAATTACCCGGCGAACAGATTACTATTCTCGTTCAAGGTTCGCTTTTAACCAGTGGGATCGGGACATTAGTTCAATCCCTTGGTATTGGTAGGCTTGGTGCTCGCCTCCCTATATGTATGGGTACAGCATTTGTCTTTATTTCTCCATTTATAAGCGTGGGTTCTCAATTGGGTATCCAGGCTATTTTTGGAGCAGCAATTGTGGCCGGTATTGTGGAGTTTGTTTTTAGTTTTTTCGTTTGGCGTATTCAGAAATATGTACCTCCGGTTGTTACAGGAACTGTTGTAGTCTTGATTGGTATGGGATTGATGCCCCTAGGTTTTACTTGGTTAGCAGGTGGGGAAAGCCCACTGTTTGGTCAGCCAATAAGTTTTGCTATTGGTGGATTGGTTTTAGTGACTTTGATTTTGGTAAACCAATTTACAAAGGGATTTTGGCCTTCTATATCTGTTGCTCTGGCTATTGTTATAGGTTACCTGTCTGCAGGTATCGTTGGTGTATTGAATCTCGGACTGGTCAAGGAGGCAACATGGTTTGCTGTACCAAAAGTATTTTCCTTTGGGATGCCAATGTTTTCATTTCCTGCGATCTTAGCGGTTCTGGTAGCGCAATTTGCCTCAATGCTGGAAACTATAGGTGATACTTATGCAACAGGTGTGGTAGCTAATAAGGAAATAGGTCGGCGCGAGTTATCCGGAGCAATCAGTGTTGACGGTTTGATGTCATCAATTGCAGTTTTATTTAATGGGTTACCAATCACTTCCTTTAGTCAGAACATTGGTGTGATAAGCATTACAAAAGTAGCCAGTCGCTTTGCCGTAGCTGTCAGTGGCATTATATTATTGCTTATGGGCCTTGTACCAAAATTTGCGGCTCTGATTGCTAGTATGCCTGCGCCAGTACTAGGTGGTGCTGCCTTGGTAATGTTTGGCTCAATTGCAGGGTCAGGTATTTTACAGTTCCGCGAAGCGAAAGGCTTTGGGGAACGTGAGATGTTCATTTTTGCTATCTCAGTTGCTTTAGGGATGGGTTTTGGGCTGCATTCAGAAGGTGCATTAGAACATCTGCCATCTTACCTTACGATCATCCTAGGATCCGGTGTTGTGGTAGGGGGTATAACAGCCATTATACTTAATCAGGTATTGCCTCAAAGACAGAAAGAAAAATAA
- a CDS encoding DMT family transporter: MLVFFFLALSIGAIWALQPVINAGLARTTGPLMASTISFFIGSLLLIISVVIYRCFAKEPFNFAVLNQVNPIYYMGGAIGAAVVLGMTTIIPKLGAGGVLSSAITGQLIMAAVIDHYGLLGAPRIALDSMRFIGIIFLLIGVNLVIHR, encoded by the coding sequence ATGCTCGTATTTTTCTTTTTGGCCCTTAGCATCGGAGCTATATGGGCGCTTCAGCCGGTGATAAATGCTGGGTTGGCCCGAACAACTGGCCCCCTGATGGCTTCCACAATTTCTTTTTTTATTGGTTCATTGCTGCTGATAATATCAGTCGTGATTTATCGTTGTTTTGCTAAAGAACCTTTCAATTTTGCCGTCCTTAACCAGGTCAACCCTATTTATTATATGGGAGGGGCAATCGGTGCTGCTGTCGTACTTGGAATGACGACGATTATTCCCAAACTCGGTGCGGGAGGGGTACTTTCTTCGGCGATTACGGGTCAACTGATTATGGCAGCAGTAATCGATCATTATGGTCTATTAGGCGCTCCTCGAATAGCTTTAGACTCAATGCGTTTCATTGGCATAATCTTTTTATTAATTGGTGTAAACCTAGTAATTCACAGGTAG